Proteins found in one Seonamhaeicola sp. S2-3 genomic segment:
- the gldJ gene encoding gliding motility lipoprotein GldJ, whose translation MDMKKVVAFKILLVLALTVATTGCKKSSSSKNTSRATGWQINSREGGFQYNTDFKEQETAPGLVFIEGGTFTKGRVQDDVMHDWNNSPTQQHVQSFYMDETEVTNAMYMEYLDWIKRVYPPSDENFRAIYHGALPDTLVWRNRLGFNEVMTENYLRHPAYGEYPVVGVSWIQAVEFANWRSDRVNEYNLEKAGYLKRDAKITDVNAESTFNTDTYINAPTLTYGGNEEILNGDGRNRRNVRVDADGNETNIYATRETGLISPKYRLPTETEWEYAALGLSEIRSYNLYRGRKKYPWDGQYTRNGSRKYRGDQLANFKQGKGDYGGIAGWSDDGADITNAVKSYEPNDFGLYDMAGNVAEWVADVYRPIIDDEFNDFNYYRGNVYTKNAINEDGSVKIVTVDDIVYDTLSNGKVVARNLPGEIVQVPVDENETYLRTNFDRSNEINFRDGDRRSSRYFESFNDEGEDGENVDAETRKMYNSPKHTITRDENGNIIREYDKNNNRTSLINDQVRVYKGGSWKDREYWLDPAQRRYFPQDMATDYIGFRCAMSRVGSKSKAKKKTKN comes from the coding sequence ATGGATATGAAAAAAGTAGTAGCATTCAAGATTCTTTTAGTTTTAGCCCTTACAGTGGCTACAACTGGTTGTAAAAAATCTTCGAGTTCAAAGAACACCTCAAGAGCTACAGGATGGCAAATAAATTCTAGAGAGGGTGGATTTCAGTACAATACAGATTTTAAAGAGCAAGAAACTGCTCCTGGTTTAGTATTTATTGAAGGTGGTACCTTTACCAAAGGTCGTGTTCAAGATGATGTTATGCACGATTGGAATAATAGCCCTACACAACAACACGTTCAATCTTTTTACATGGACGAAACAGAGGTTACCAATGCTATGTACATGGAATACCTAGATTGGATTAAAAGAGTGTATCCGCCATCTGATGAAAACTTTAGAGCCATCTATCATGGTGCATTACCAGACACTCTAGTTTGGAGAAACCGTTTAGGTTTTAACGAAGTAATGACAGAAAATTACTTACGCCACCCAGCTTATGGCGAATATCCTGTTGTTGGCGTTAGTTGGATTCAAGCTGTTGAATTTGCAAATTGGAGATCTGATCGTGTAAACGAATACAACTTAGAAAAAGCAGGCTATTTAAAACGAGATGCTAAAATTACAGATGTAAATGCTGAATCTACATTTAACACTGATACTTACATTAATGCACCTACTTTAACTTATGGTGGTAATGAAGAAATTTTAAATGGTGATGGAAGAAACAGAAGAAACGTAAGAGTAGATGCCGATGGTAATGAAACCAACATTTATGCAACTAGAGAAACTGGTTTAATTTCTCCAAAATACAGACTCCCTACTGAAACAGAATGGGAATACGCCGCTTTAGGATTAAGTGAAATTAGAAGCTATAATTTATACAGAGGTCGTAAAAAATATCCTTGGGATGGACAATATACACGTAACGGAAGTAGAAAATATCGTGGTGATCAATTAGCTAACTTTAAGCAAGGAAAAGGAGATTATGGCGGAATTGCAGGTTGGTCTGATGACGGTGCAGATATTACTAACGCTGTAAAATCATATGAACCTAATGATTTTGGTCTTTATGATATGGCAGGTAATGTTGCAGAATGGGTAGCTGATGTTTACAGACCTATTATTGATGATGAATTTAATGATTTTAACTACTATCGTGGTAATGTATACACTAAAAATGCTATTAATGAAGATGGCTCTGTAAAAATTGTAACCGTTGACGATATAGTTTATGATACACTTTCAAACGGTAAAGTTGTTGCTAGAAATCTTCCTGGTGAAATAGTACAAGTTCCTGTTGATGAAAATGAAACTTATTTACGTACCAACTTTGATAGAAGTAATGAAATAAACTTCAGAGATGGTGATAGACGTTCTTCTCGTTATTTTGAAAGTTTTAATGATGAAGGTGAGGATGGCGAAAACGTAGATGCTGAAACTAGAAAAATGTACAATTCTCCAAAACACACCATTACCAGAGATGAGAATGGTAATATTATTAGAGAATATGACAAGAATAATAACAGAACATCTTTAATAAACGATCAAGTAAGAGTTTACAAAGGTGGTTCTTGGAAAGATAGAGAATACTGGTTAGACCCCGCACAAAGACGCTACTTCCCACAAGATATGGCAACAGACTATATTGGGTTTAGATGTGCTATGTCTCGTGTAGGCTCTAAAAGTAAAGCTAAAAAGAAAACTAAGAATTAA
- the porU gene encoding type IX secretion system sortase PorU, with product MKEKILLFFLLVSVLGNSQQKTYTIVWEGTQTVSGGDFSFKIPSFNKENITFNFDEGLLFTDQWQINGAVNESSLNISNVRYAYISKNELYDLDISKIPSTLKYSLKNSFGRDNQYAFFQITPIVKDANGAFKKVTSFQISYNTSSSAKTLQTRKLLNSNAISNSVLSSGQWYRFYVDTTGVFKLSKSFLQRLGVSVNSVDPRTIKLYGNGGNMIPFLNSEVNSFDVTENAIKFVGEEDGVFDDEDYILFYAQGPKGYNAESNTNINCYTDKTYYFINVGSGFGKRIQPFAQPTGTPNLIINTFHDYQFHEIDEYNIASLGRRWFGDRFDVDSNKTFDFSFPDLVTTEPIMLKVYVAAVSSTTTTMDLSVNGTNITNLSIGAASSPTMANEAIYSGDVSVSSSNIQVGLNYNNQGNPSALAYLDYISIEAERALKFNGNQFQFKNNAVALASGIGEYNITNASDVSEIWDVTDIYNVSNFINENANDNLTFTATLGSLKTYVAVTPQDYFVPQIDSQTTVANQNIKGTIFQNSSGNFQDVDYLIVSPDNMLSQAERLAEINRNQYSLNAKVVSLSQIYNEFSTGNQDIGAIRNLVKYIYDNASTPENRIKYLCLFGDTSYDYKDRISNNTNIVPSWHSYSSFNLTSSFVSDDFYGMMDDNEGTMSTADRLDIAVGRIIADTPQRATELVDKIESYYQKEAFGSWRNKFVVVSDDVDEDWEGILQETTDDIADLVSEKKPFINVVKIHSDAFQQESSAGGDRYPEVTTELVNSIDKGALVVNYFGHGGEDGLAQERIFLKTDIEGLRNYYKLSCFVTVTCEFTKFDNPLRDTAGEYVYWNDEAGAIGLITTTRQIFVNFAITFNSILGQYLFSYSDNDSYSDYEYPSIAEALRLAKGDTSISSNSQRRLIFFIGDPAMKLAFPKPNIRLTTLNDVPIGQSTDTIKALSHVKLTGEVTDLSGNVLTDYNGVLSTTIYDKSIDRQTLANDGTKLNDELVTLDFTTLGEIIFRGQASVTNGSFEFDFIAPKDVGITVGFGKVSFYAKNDELLEDQTGASVDVIRIGGINENAPEDNTGPVISLYMNDESFVSGGITNESPTLLAKLEDENGINTASGIGHDIVAIIDGDETNPYVLNDYYQTEVDDYQKGVVSFPFSDLEPGLHTLTLKAWDVYNNSSEAEIQFIVYDQDQELVINNVLNYPNPFVNYTEFWFNHNSSEALDVSIQIFTVSGKLVRTLNGQTTGGTITTSSLSRDIVWDGRDDFGDKIGKGVYIYKLTVHSSFLNKKVEKIQKLVIL from the coding sequence ATGAAAGAGAAAATTTTACTGTTTTTTTTACTTGTTTCTGTTTTAGGGAACTCTCAGCAAAAAACTTATACTATAGTTTGGGAGGGAACTCAAACAGTTTCTGGTGGAGATTTTAGTTTTAAAATTCCATCGTTTAATAAAGAAAACATAACGTTTAATTTTGATGAGGGTTTGTTATTTACAGACCAGTGGCAAATTAATGGCGCTGTTAATGAATCTTCTTTAAATATTAGTAATGTTAGGTATGCGTATATTTCAAAAAATGAATTATACGATTTAGATATATCTAAAATACCTAGTACCTTAAAGTATAGTTTAAAAAATTCTTTTGGTAGGGATAATCAATATGCTTTTTTTCAGATAACACCTATTGTAAAAGATGCCAATGGGGCGTTTAAAAAAGTAACTTCATTTCAAATAAGTTACAATACCTCTAGTAGTGCAAAAACATTGCAAACTAGAAAATTGTTAAATTCAAATGCAATATCAAATTCGGTTTTAAGTTCTGGTCAGTGGTATCGTTTTTATGTTGATACTACAGGTGTATTCAAGTTGTCTAAAAGTTTTTTACAGCGTTTAGGGGTTAGTGTTAATAGTGTGGATCCTAGAACTATTAAATTATATGGGAATGGCGGTAATATGATTCCGTTTTTAAATTCAGAAGTGAATTCTTTTGATGTAACTGAAAATGCCATAAAATTTGTTGGAGAAGAAGATGGTGTTTTTGATGATGAAGATTACATCTTGTTTTATGCGCAAGGACCAAAAGGCTATAACGCAGAAAGTAACACAAATATTAATTGTTATACAGATAAAACTTACTATTTTATAAATGTTGGTTCTGGTTTTGGTAAGCGCATTCAGCCATTTGCTCAACCAACAGGAACGCCAAATTTGATAATTAACACTTTTCATGATTATCAATTTCATGAAATTGATGAATATAACATAGCTTCTTTAGGAAGGCGCTGGTTTGGTGATAGGTTTGATGTAGATAGTAATAAAACTTTTGACTTTAGTTTTCCAGATTTAGTAACTACAGAGCCAATTATGTTAAAAGTATATGTGGCAGCAGTGTCATCTACTACAACTACTATGGATTTAAGTGTTAACGGAACCAATATAACTAATTTAAGTATTGGGGCAGCTTCATCTCCAACTATGGCTAATGAGGCAATTTACTCAGGAGATGTAAGTGTAAGTTCTTCAAACATTCAAGTAGGATTAAACTATAATAATCAAGGAAATCCAAGTGCTTTGGCATACTTAGATTATATTTCAATTGAAGCAGAACGTGCTTTAAAATTTAACGGAAATCAATTTCAATTTAAAAACAATGCTGTTGCACTAGCATCTGGCATAGGAGAGTACAACATTACTAATGCTTCTGATGTATCTGAAATTTGGGATGTTACAGATATCTACAATGTTTCAAATTTTATAAATGAAAACGCAAATGATAATTTAACGTTTACCGCTACATTAGGAAGTTTAAAAACATACGTAGCTGTAACTCCACAAGACTATTTCGTTCCTCAGATAGATTCTCAAACAACGGTAGCTAATCAAAATATTAAAGGTACCATTTTTCAAAATAGTTCTGGGAACTTTCAAGATGTTGATTATTTAATTGTTTCGCCAGATAATATGTTAAGTCAAGCAGAGCGTTTGGCAGAAATTAATAGAAATCAATACAGCTTAAATGCTAAAGTGGTTTCGCTAAGTCAAATTTACAATGAATTTAGTACTGGTAATCAAGATATAGGGGCTATTAGAAACTTAGTAAAATATATTTATGACAACGCTAGCACACCAGAAAACAGAATAAAATATTTGTGTTTGTTTGGAGATACGTCTTATGATTATAAAGATAGAATTTCAAATAACACCAATATAGTTCCTTCATGGCATTCTTACAGTAGTTTTAATTTAACAAGTTCTTTTGTTTCTGATGATTTCTATGGAATGATGGATGATAATGAAGGTACAATGTCAACTGCTGATAGACTAGATATTGCTGTAGGTAGAATTATAGCCGATACACCACAAAGAGCAACAGAATTAGTAGATAAAATAGAGTCCTATTATCAAAAAGAAGCTTTTGGAAGTTGGCGAAACAAATTTGTTGTGGTTTCTGATGATGTTGATGAAGATTGGGAAGGTATTTTACAAGAAACAACAGATGATATTGCAGATTTAGTGTCTGAAAAAAAACCGTTTATAAATGTTGTTAAGATTCATAGTGATGCTTTTCAACAAGAATCTTCTGCAGGAGGTGATAGATATCCAGAAGTTACAACAGAGTTAGTTAACTCTATTGATAAAGGGGCTTTAGTGGTAAATTATTTTGGACATGGTGGTGAAGATGGTTTAGCACAAGAACGCATTTTTTTAAAAACAGATATTGAAGGACTTCGTAATTATTATAAATTAAGTTGTTTTGTAACAGTAACTTGTGAGTTTACAAAATTTGATAATCCTTTAAGAGATACAGCTGGTGAGTATGTTTATTGGAATGATGAGGCAGGGGCTATTGGACTAATAACAACAACGCGTCAAATTTTTGTGAATTTTGCTATAACTTTTAATAGCATACTTGGGCAATATCTATTTTCTTATAGTGATAATGATAGTTATTCAGATTATGAATATCCTTCAATAGCAGAAGCCTTAAGGTTGGCAAAAGGAGATACTTCAATTTCAAGTAATTCTCAAAGGCGTCTTATATTTTTTATAGGAGACCCTGCCATGAAATTGGCATTCCCAAAACCAAATATTAGGTTAACTACATTAAATGATGTGCCTATTGGGCAATCAACAGATACCATTAAAGCTTTAAGTCATGTTAAATTAACAGGTGAGGTTACAGATCTATCAGGAAATGTGTTAACAGATTATAATGGAGTGCTTTCAACAACTATTTATGATAAGTCTATTGATAGACAAACACTAGCCAATGATGGTACAAAATTAAACGACGAGTTAGTAACCTTAGATTTTACAACATTAGGAGAGATTATCTTTAGAGGTCAAGCATCTGTTACAAATGGAAGTTTTGAGTTTGATTTTATAGCCCCTAAAGATGTTGGTATAACTGTTGGCTTTGGTAAGGTTAGTTTTTATGCCAAAAATGATGAGCTTTTAGAAGACCAAACTGGAGCGAGTGTAGATGTTATAAGGATTGGAGGTATTAATGAAAATGCACCTGAAGACAATACCGGACCAGTAATTTCTCTTTACATGAACGATGAGAGTTTTGTTTCTGGAGGCATTACTAATGAATCTCCAACTTTACTAGCAAAATTAGAAGATGAAAATGGCATAAATACCGCCAGTGGCATAGGTCATGATATTGTAGCAATTATTGATGGAGATGAAACAAACCCATATGTGTTAAATGATTATTATCAAACAGAAGTTGATGATTACCAAAAAGGAGTTGTAAGTTTTCCGTTTAGTGATTTAGAACCAGGTCTTCATACCTTAACTCTTAAAGCATGGGATGTTTATAACAACTCCTCAGAAGCTGAAATTCAATTTATAGTATATGATCAAGATCAGGAATTAGTAATAAATAATGTACTAAATTACCCCAATCCATTTGTAAATTACACAGAATTTTGGTTCAATCACAATAGTTCGGAGGCTTTAGACGTTTCTATACAGATATTCACCGTGTCTGGTAAATTGGTTAGAACCTTAAACGGGCAAACAACAGGTGGAACCATCACCACAAGTTCCCTTTCTAGAGATATTGTTTGGGATGGAAGAGATGATTTTGGTGATAAAATAGGTAAAGGTGTATACATCTATAAATTAACGGTACACTCAAGCTTTTTAAATAAAAAAGTAGAAAAAATACAGAAACTTGTTATACTCTAA